In Chitinophaga varians, the following are encoded in one genomic region:
- a CDS encoding class I lanthipeptide translates to MKKRKVNLTKLSLNKEVISNLSQEKITGGATANTCFKSCLESCLCSVFDCQPQTQPKLSCLIVCGVTQLCPVE, encoded by the coding sequence ATGAAAAAAAGAAAGGTAAATCTCACCAAACTGTCGCTCAACAAAGAAGTGATTAGTAATTTATCCCAGGAAAAAATAACAGGGGGCGCCACTGCGAACACCTGTTTTAAATCATGTCTTGAAAGCTGTCTTTGCAGTGTATTCGACTGTCAACCTCAAACTCAGCCTAAGCTTTCCTGCCTTATAGTATGCGGTGTAACCCAATTATGCCCGGTTGAATAA
- a CDS encoding class I lanthipeptide — translation MKKKKVNLSKLSLNKEVISDLSQDKIVGGAITVREQTCLKTCFASCFCSILDVCQTQDVSCPVTAC, via the coding sequence ATGAAAAAGAAAAAAGTGAATCTTTCCAAACTCTCCCTCAACAAAGAAGTGATCAGTGATTTGTCCCAGGACAAAATAGTAGGCGGAGCCATCACTGTACGCGAACAAACCTGTCTTAAAACCTGTTTCGCAAGCTGTTTCTGTTCCATACTGGATGTGTGCCAGACACAGGATGTTTCCTGCCCGGTTACAGCATGCTGA